In Mytilus edulis chromosome 8, xbMytEdul2.2, whole genome shotgun sequence, the genomic window TACCTGATATAGACGAATACTTTAAACATATAATGACTGAAACCACGAAGTTGTAACAAATTTTCTCAGGTGTGtccattgttaatatgcacaCTTGATAACAAATATTTCCGACGGTTTAAGTTGTTTGTATTCTATTCATAGTATAAACAGGATTTTGTGAAATAGGACATACATTGATGCAGCTATACTATGCATTATACAACAATAGTTATATTTACAGTTCACTGATTTAAAATAAAAGCGAGcaaaaatagatttaaatataaatgatttaaaaaaaaatacccattacAGTTTTACAATAGACGTACTATAATCAACCGATTGTGTCGTTGTTTTCTGTGTTATTTCTAATGGTGCCATTTCTGTAGACATAATCATTTCGGTAGAAATGGATTGTGCCGTTGTTTCCTGTGTTGcttctttttttgttatgtttagcgtAATGTCAATTTCAGAAGATATGAATGGAAGCGTGGTATTCTGTGTTGTCTTTAATGATGTCGTTTCTGTAGTTGCTGCAAAAGAAGtctcaaaatgtttaaaacatagTCAGCATTAGGTCGAATACTTTGACAGGTGCAAACCTCGTGGTGATTGGGTCAATTTGTTGTATTCTGCTTTATAATTGAttgttaaagtttaaaaaaaacaatccgtctaaatagaaaaaaataattacacttcaaaaaaaaaaaggaatacacatcaaataaaacaaaaatctgcaGATGTCTTCGGCTAAAATTTGTTTACAGTTCTCACTTTCATATCAGTTTAAAAGCTATTATTGAAACGTAAAATTGACCGTTTTGGTGCAGTAATTACTATCAATTATCAAGGCATGtaaaatagaacaataaaacTCATTAGGAAACAATAAACAGACCATCCACAGATGACATATATGTTGgtataacattaaaaattgagaatgaaaatggggaatgtgtcaaaaagacaacaaccagaccatagaacagacaacagcagagggtcaccaacaggtcttcaatgaagcgagaaattcccgcacccggaggcgcccTTCAGATTTTGTCTACAAAAACACACAGAACGAAATCGACATGCTCATGAATCCACTTGGCTTCTTAATGGTTTGTTGAAGTAAATTAAAACCAAACGTGAAACACATGTCTGTTAAGGAGTGTTTGGTGTATTGGTTGTAGGCATCAGTATCAAAACTGTTGTTAATTTTCGCCTGCTCTgttttgcatattgtttttttttctgtcttgctttgacaaatatatgaatattttctTTTGCAGATGTAATTCATCTGGAAAGAGTATATTACAATAAATTGTAGAATATAATTTCTCACCTCCTTCACAAGAACTATCACAGGGTTCACACAAAGAAACGTCACCAGGTAAAGTGGTACTGCTACCTGATAAATATTAGCATATACAGCTGGactatgaaaaataacaaaacatcagCGATCTTCTTAAGAGGTTCATTAGATAATTATTTGTTATCAGAAACAATATCCCTGTTTaccctttttgaaaaaaaaatgtatgtatatttttttacaatttggtACATTTAGTTACTGCTATAAGCATGTAATATATGTAAAAgcagggcgaaagataccaggcATTCAAAGTCATGAATCTAATATAaaatgacaacgtcatggctaaaacagaaaaaaagacaaccagacatatagacaaacagacaaacaaaagtacacaaaacacaacatagaaaattgtTACTATGCAACACAAACTCAAAAAAATTCGGATGGATGTCAGGttttccggaagggtaagcatatcttgccccacatgtggcaccactcgtgttgctcatgttagtacaaaccctgTAATAagtataatttggtaggtcacattctggACAAGGGAACAAAATTGTAGTTTACGACATAAGTAACATATCCATTCTCATCTGTAAAACGAATATTCCATAAAATCCAACCGACTCGTGATTGGGTCCGTAAATTTTACTAAGACATGTTTTCAACTTCgtcatttaaaacataatagCGAACATCCGTACatattgtgacttagatggataTTTTGATGAACAAATGTACGATTATTGGTCGAACCCTGGATATTTAATTGTCAAACCATCCACCgtgcataaaaaaacatatattgtgACAATTCCATAACGTAACAAAAACAATAACATTGCTGCAACTGGTTCTCATTAAACTTGATTTTAATAGATGAAAAAACACTAAATTTACCAGATTGAAATAGATAAATAAGAACATATGGTTtgagtgtcaataagacaacGCTTCATTTAAGTCACAATGTCAAAAATATTCACGTATATAGGCCAGAGTGATACCGTCAAGCCGGAGCATATCGATCAACAAGCTAGGTTTGATTTTGAAATCTTATTCAACGaacgttaacatggttaagtatttgaataaaataatggTAACTGTACCAAAACGTTTTTTAAGTATATGTATGTATGAAACTGAAAAACGGTTAtattgcaatataaaaaaaaaatcaaatgacagtGAACATGTCAAAATCGTATGAAGATATTTGTTGTACAAATGCGATATACAAGTTttctcgttaagaatatcttctTATTGATTAAATGCAGCAATTTTTTTCGATCAAGACAATGTTTTGTCGAATTATAGTCGATGAGTTGTCAAACCATCACCGTTCATACAGTTACTGATTAAAAAGACAAGTGGATCTCTAACGCATTCTTGTTACTACTTTCACAATCGTACACCAAGAAATAGTGATTAGTTAATCGACCTACACCATAGAAATTCAACTACTGTTATGAACATTTTCAGTTTGTAGTACGACCACTGAATATTCTAAATTCTTCTGAATCTTCAAGGGGGAAAATGTATACGGTTTTGTTTAAGAGTGTTTGCTAGTCtgaagtatataaataaaggaatgataaaagcagaaaaaaatgaaaaatctgtgtgcttgttatCGAGAtaataagccattgaaaatttggcggtaAATAATTCTCTCAAgagttttcaaacattttacatGGGCTCCCctgtttattttgaaaatccTGGAAAAAAAATCGTAGAGCATTTTCAAATATGTCCTTTTAAACTTTATTCTATAGAATTATGAGGAAGAAAAGTAGAGGTTTGCGGCGgaaattttaaaatggttcttCACGAGGATTCCGAGTATCTGCCAAATATTCAAAAGCAAAAGTAGAGATTATCCTTAATCCAAATATTCAAAAGCAAAAGTAGAGATTATCCGTAATCACATTTTTATTAAATCTCATTCATGTGAAAGTTGAAACATTCTCAGTTTACTTCGTTTCTTcaaaaagaaggacgaaagatacaagtgggacagtcaaactcatagataaaaaacaGACAACGCCTtggcttaaaaaaaaaagacaaacatcaaataatagaacacaagacataacatagaaaactaaggactaagcaacacgaaccccaccaaaacagggATGATCATTGGTGCTACTGAAGGGCGAGCACATCGTGCTCCACATGTATCACCAGTCGTGAATCATTTTATTACAAACTTTggtaaatagtctcattcggtaggtcacattcatgaaaagggaatggCATTGTAATAACGACATaaaaacatatctgatatcatctgtgaaacggttattcaaaaACGGTCATTCCTACAACATCAGTTGTATctcaatttgtttaattttttgaaatatctaGAAAGTAAGAACACTGTTTTACatgtaaattacaaaatttagtgaacacgaaaaaagaaaacaagtaaATCGATATACATGTTCtcattacagtaaaaatatacCTGACTTTTTAAGTGTACGAATCCTTGGTTGAGAAGTGTACTGACAGAATGTGCTACACACAGGGACAGTATTGTCTGGAATACTGCTTGATTGATATACTCTCTCCTTAGGATAAACGCTACTATCTTCATCTGAAAATAGttacttaataaataaatatatgaattattGATAGCTGTCAGGAGTTGTGTaacaggggcgaaagatacactcattgtttttttttctcgtttgaaattaaagtattcaaaccaatacaaataaatttaacaaacaatatAACAAACAGAACAAGTTATGTGTTTGTTTACTTTATTTCAATCGCATAGGgtagatatgttttttttaaaacaaattgatcaAGAAAATATGAACAAGCAGAATGATATCATTTTACATCAACAAATTACAAACGCTCAACAagctatatatattttattgagaaTCGTATAAACACATCAAAGTATAAaacaattgtatttgaattaaaaacaagctaaatggttttataaaataaaacaatttgaaaaagttcAGAACTTTATAAGAAACACTTAAAGATGTAAGTGATCTTAATAAAAAGTGTCTAAATTACttggtacatatatttttttatgtaaaaaacgGTGCATTATATCAACATGTTCTTATAGATAATTTGAAAGCATCCGTAGTTTTTGATGGGGTCCGTGTTGTTTTTGTACCCCtacttgtgacattttgttcatgcaacattgtcaatataatggaaatcgATGCGACTGACATACAAGTGTTAGGTCTAGCGCTAAAAAACCAGGTTGAATCTAGAAAAATgctttgaaaatacatgtaccaagtcagaaatatggcagttgttgtccattcgttttaagtgttttatattttgattttgccatttgattagtgacttttcgttttgatttttccgcggagttccgtatttttgtgattatacttttttgtagataaacttttcacttgtatgacagacaTAAAATTCCATAAAATAGATACTTCATGTGTGTTGCAGTAAGAATTTACATACCTgataatagatagaaataaaaGAAATCGTCTGCCACTTTGGTTAGTTTCATGCATATGTATACCCATTTTCTGATTCCATTGGCATCACTGTAACTTGCATCACTCCTGCTCATATATATAACGTTATATAATGTCAAAAGCTTGATCATATACAATGTTTTTATTAACTTTGACTAACTTTTTTATTAAACTGTTGATAGTATTTCTGTGCGTTTTCTAGGAGTTAATATTAAGATCTTTGATGGGTTTAAAAGTTTGGCCCAAATGAAAATGGTATTGGAATGTGCTAGTACATTTACAAATCGGGACTCCTGCTATAAAAACAACtcaaaaacgaaataaaaacaaaagagatGTGGTCGTTTATTTTCTCCTTTTAACCTTGATATTTTACCTATATTCATAAGCCATAACTATTTTTCTTACAGTATTTTCAAGAATATCACGGAACGAATTAGGCATCTTAAACAAGTAAACACAACGACAAAAATATCCTGTACAACATAACATAAATAAAACCAAGCACTGAACAACATGAACCCTATCAAAATTTTTGGGCTAATCTCAGGTGCTACGGAAATGATAAAATATCCTGCTACACATGTCAATAATTAAGCACTCTGTCTAGAGATACTGTTTTTTTACATACTAAGTATGTAATGTCACTAATCATTGTTGAAAAGTGTTTTAAAGGAGTTTTGATAAATGCATTAATAGGTTAAGCATTAGCATAATGTACCCCTTTGAGACTTATGAGCAAGCCTTATGATCTTTATATGTGTACAGGTATATAGAAGTTAACTGTCAATCATACGGCAAAATATCGAAAAAAGCACCTAGAGGATAGAGATGAAGTTTTTAACCATAGACAGTCATAacattttaactttagtttgaaaAAAAGCAGATGACGATTATCATTCAATTTACCACCAGGTAGGTGCTTTGatgtaaaactaaaatatatattgatttgacACACAATAAAATAGACAGGAGTATTAAGGTAAAAGCAgatatctttttctttgtttttaggTAGTCAAGCCTGAGTTGTCTTGCCTTAATATATGATACTCACTTAAAAACTGCAACTGAAACATCACTAGACAGTGTTAAGTTAGAGATACAGGTCCATGCGTTCAAAATTGTACCCAAAGCatttaatctaatatttgaaGGCCTTGTAAGTGTTGTTATTCCAAAAGTGAGTGTCGTTGTCTGTGCGTTGTTTGAATGGTCTGTGTACTGATAATTCCAGACTGCATTATGTAGTTCTGTTGGAAGGGTACATACTGCAACTATGCATAAAcaaaatgtgaaattaaaaaagtaTGACTAATTCAGGGACATCTTTCACAAGCAAAATATCACCAAAGAACAAAATGCCCTACATTcggttttgtcattttttattttttctcagtatggcttgacatattctgatcattttgaattgtgtcttacaTTTACTTGTTAATTtgagttttacaaatcatgaccaatatacatgatataactgTATCGTTATTTCTCTTTATATAGTATACTTTTGTTTCAAGTATCTTTTTATAAAGTATACTTTTGTTTCaagtaacattacaaaaaaaaaaaaacaaaaaaaaaaacaattaaaaatttgggtcaattaatatttttttaaaacaaatacgggtatgaaatttaaaatatcaacaaatcaaaatagagtatattgatataaacatgttaaaccaatTTAAATGTGGATTTTTGATCATGAATAGTTACAATCGTTGATTCataaatcttataaataattgcttaatgattaaaaCTAATGCATACTATTCAATGTTAATatagtaaaaaaaaccaattattgTACCAACATTTGGCTTTTTATAATTAGAAAAGTATTATTGTATCCTAACTCTTCTCAGTTTATAAGTTGAGCGATTAAAAATGAGTATATAACAGCAACAGAAAGTGTTTTAACAACACGAACAGTGCAAAATGTGTCTATACAGAATTCAGGCAAAATGTAaactgttgagatagtgtcaagacatcttttagactgtcaagaatgtgtcaagacatattcagaccTTATAAAAAATGTCAGGAATATGTTAAGatatattcagacattatttaaaatgtcaacaatatgtcgagacatattcagacattttttagaatgtcaagaatatgtcaagactgatcaagacaaattaaagaCAATGAAGAATTAGTCAAGACTATTCAAtactcttatcagatgatacatATAGTGTCGAGAAATTGTTAGACAATGTTAATACTGTCAAgaaatttgtcaagaaaaatcaagaattttAATAGACAAATTTAGTCTTTgtcaagaatttaaaaaaaaaaatagacaaagaaagaatgtcgagtaaaaactGATGCTAATCCAGACAAAAATTAGTTGTTTCAGACTTTTTCACTTTTGTAGTGTCATGTCAggactgagctgatgatacccttaaggactgatagtccaccagcgaattatcgacccagtgctgtaaaataacaaaacacattataaattTAACATTCATAAAACGACTGATCATATAGGTATATTTCGAAAAGATTCTATTATAAGGATATTGTTAGTGAcgtatttataaacatatataaaaagttattttataaTCATATCCAACATTTCACATAATATTTTCTGGTAAGGGTGATGGGATTTATTTAAAAACCTTTTCTGTAATTCTACGGTTTACTTTTCTTTGTCTTctgtaacatttaaaaaaaaccatcgaATTGTACAATACATATATGATATCCTGATGCGTTTGTATGTATTGAAATGACCTTGGTATCAACTACCAATTTATTAAAATCCATCTTGCGGATAGAAAAGATCCAATGTATATTCGACCAGCTATTCCTTCTATCTCTGACATCGTCTCATCAGAAACAAATTGCTCCGTACCTTGTTCTGGCATAAAAATATGGATTTTGTTTAATTGAAATGTGCTGCTATAAatcaaagaaaattatttatagaaGGATAAGTATTAACTTAAAACTCTGCTTTCTTGTCCTGGTGTGGCTTTATGAATTGTGTTTTTTTCAAGTTAATTTTACATGTCGCACGTCGAATCTTTTTTGGAACGGTTGGATTTTATTTATTTGGCCTTCAGCATCATTGTCGAAGTGCTTTTTTGCATAAATTTGTGTGCCGTAGCTTTTAATTATACTTAATATAGACCGAAATCAACGCTGGTGTTATGTTAGTCGCTCAGTGTATCAACAGAGCAGTTGTTCAGAATTTCGATATTGGTATGATAATACTCACATTGTTTTATAGATGTTTTTTCTGTGCAAATactaaaaaaagtttgtttttttataaatgaatttttcaacattattGAAAGCTCTAAATCCGTTTATGAATTTGGTTATATGTCTGGAACATTGATGACGAAACATTTGTTGTAAAAATGCTCATCTCGTGTAGTATGAATGCTACCGTttgctattacatgtattacatttaGATCCTATACTTGATTGACGATATAAATGTTCTCATATTAGATTGCAATCTTACCGCTTATAAGAGTGAGatgtatattttttacataagCAAACAAAATCGAATTAAGCGTTTACGGTGACCGAACAGGGTTATAAtaagttttaatattataatgataGCATACGTATAGAACCTGTCGCATTATTGACTACTCCCGAATTTGACTCCAAACGACTGTTACATTTTGGAAGGCCTTCTGGTACATATTTGTGTTGATGTTCAAAAGATTCATTCAGCATGACCGCCATTCCTTCGATCATATGTTTATCAATGTGACAGTGCAAGAACCATACTCCTGGGTTCCTGGCATCTATTCTAATAATCACATAGCCTCCATATGGTACTACAATAGTATCTTTTCTTACGGGATTAGTCAATTTAATTCCAGGTATATTTTTGTAATCATTCCATGATTCGTTTCTCCATTTTGCGTTGTTACACTGGCTTTGACTATTATTGAATGTTTCACTGCATTTTATATCCTCTGTAAATACAAACTGGTCATTATTTGTAACTTTAGGAATTACCATTTTAAGAACTTCAAACGTGTGACCATGCATGTGTACAGGATGTGAAATTGTTGCTCCTTCACCAAGAGTCATTAGAACCATTATGACTTCAGATCCAGATGATAATGATATTGAATAGCTACATTTACAGGTTTTTTCATCACCACAATTACCACAATTGGTATCCGTTTCAGACGGTTGTGTTAGGGGTGCTACTGTTGGTGAATGATAAATGCGTCCGTTTACGGATGAATTACCCTCGGGAAAACCAAAATTCAGGAAACGTAATaacttttcatttgtttttggtATATGTTCGTCACTAAAAGCATCGTTATTAAGATGTGTTGTAGACTCCAAGTCAGACACGAGGATGCAAGTAAAGTCCTTCTTGTTTGGGTAGGTTTGAAACGGGCAATTTAGTACTATAAGTCCATTACCATTAGAAATGATAACGGAAGAAGTAGAATTACCATTAGCAACATTAAGAAATCCAAGACCAATATCATTTCCAATTGTTAGATTTGGAGACGACAGAACACTAACCGTAATATTGTACATTTTATCTTTAACATTATTCAATTCGAGTTCAAAGTCATAACGCTCCGCAGGaaatatgattattttatcaACCACAGTCGGCACAACCTCAAATCCGTCAGTTTCAAACACTTTCAGTTTTAAACCGGGAATCGAAAATAATAAGGTACTATGCGAACCGACCCCAATCAGCCTAAACAAATATCGCTCGCCTTTTGTAACGTTGAATGTTTCAATGGGTGCAAGAATACCTTTGAACTGTCCTCGTCCGTTGATCAATATCGAATGAGGTTCAGGAAGTGGATTGATATTAAGTAATTCATTTGCATCATACTGATGGTTCCATTCTTGAATTTGAATAATATGTTGATTCATAGATGGTTTTCGAAAGTAGTCCCTTTTACGAATTACAATGAATGCTCCATATAGGCCCATATCTCTTTGGATGCCTAAGTGAGAGTGGTACCAGTAGGTTCCTCCAAAACGAGGCTTGAATGTGTAATTAAAAAATTGACCAGGCAATATTGGACATTGTGTAACATAAGCAACACCATCCATGGCTGGATGTTCAAGCTGATCAATGCCGTGCCAGTGAATAGTAACAGATTCGTTGACCAGATTGTTATGAACAAGTACCGTGATAGTTtgattttgatacataaaaataGGCGGACCTGGCATGGTTCCATTGGCAGTGATGAGCATTCTAGTTAGATTCCAACCGTCAGCAGATATGATGTCACCTGTTGGAACCGGGCCTTCATGCGAGTATAATTGACGATCCTTTGCATACACTCGAACACCATTTTTATCCTGCATTGTATATGTTGAACTGATATTAATAGATGTAAAGCAGTGGCTGACAGTTTCATCACAAGTAAACCCAATAGTGTGACCAATGAATCCACAAATCGCAAATAAAACAGAAAACGGCATCTGCGAATACAAACATAATTTCATGTTGAGAACACAATATGTTGTAAACACAGACTAACCCGGCTCTAAATAAATCGTTAAGGTAGATGGGGGtataaataaaaattgcaaaCTACAGGTAATAGTGCAAAATTGTTAGATTGTGTATACATTATACATGAAAAACCTAATTAAGTGTAATACAGAGTAAACTAAACCATAACATTTAAAGATAACATAtgcgaaattaaaaaaaaaaatatgaaatatgtttcagataagaaataaaaataaggtcaaattGCAAAGAAAACCCGGAATCACTCTTAATATTCGGGTTATTTTGTGAAATACAGCCGTCAGTtgtgaaaaaaacccacataacTTTCTATATTGGCATGTCAAGTATAGCTACTCTCGAAATTTGCATGtctaatttaagaaatagaccgattggtatttgatatatttaaaaatcCAAGATAAAGACACCCAGGGCAACCACAATAAAAGAGAAACCACTTAAAAAAATTGCCTTTTCCCGCTGAGAATTCTACTAAAAACCTTAAATTTTTCCCACGTTTGACAACCGCATGAGGGAAAGTAGAAATGATCCTTGTTGATAATTTGTATCTATTCTAAATTGATTCTTGTATTTCCAGGTATATCTACACGTGTTACCCTGCTTTATGCTTTCATATTACTACAAAGACCACCTTGTAAAAGGGACAAGGATTTGCAAACATGTAAACAGCGAGGTACACATTTCAGTTGCATGACGTCAAGGTACACAGATTTCAGATTTGACGCTGGGCATAGTTTGAAAATTACTTATACAAGTTTAAGCTTTCTAAAAAGCCGCGAACTGCCTAGTTCCATCTACTTTAAGGTAACTAGTATGTGTGCATTTGTTTGTTGATTtagtatttgaaaatttaatggtTGAAAATTAAAACAGTTACGAATAGACACGACTCTTACATGTCTTATGGTGTGCCTAGATTGgcagaagttataaaatacagatactccatttttgtaaacattgtataggAATATTGTTTAGCAAAACCAAATCGTGCATATTGGAGAGTAACAAAGCAAGTAAACACGTatagataattgatatttcaatattgaattgtAGTGCACAATATATGCATACTAAGACGAGCAATAATTAATGACAGTTAGTCGGAACTGAAATACGCATAGTTAATTTTCCGCTATAAAACGTTTTATCCTGAGACGAGaaagtctgtaattctttatccCATTAAAGCCAATAGTTGTATCTCAGCATCATCCTAAAGCAACTAATCAAAATCTATATGTGATAAGTAATTATTTCAAGATTGTGTGTATATTCATTGAACCTAACAGCTCCGCACCGTGATGCAACGCAATAATCGAGTCACAACCAATAATTCTTAAGTCATACACTGTCGTTACTTAATAATTTAATAACTAACGTAATGTAATGCTTCATTATGTAACATGTAAATCTTGCGAAATAtcttagaaaaaaattgaaaaatacaaatgaaacttAGTGTTGTCTTCATTACTAGTATTTTAAAATTGGATCGATTTCGCTGTCCATGGTAGTGGATTGTAAGTCCCTGATGCTACCATCAACATAATAATCGTTGCTGCGGTAGTCACATCATCTATAAGAAACCTTTTCATTCAAATTCTCTGTTGATAAATAGTTTCTGCAACACGACTGGTTCAACATATAGCGAAGggtctgtttacccttccggagcacctgagatcaccccgtgTTGCTGAGGtttatgttgctcagtctttagttctatgttgtgttgtgtgtactaATGTTTGCCTGTTCTGGTTCTgcaatggtgttgtcagtttatttgttttattttcgactaataaatgtccctttggtattgtTCAACtctctttaaaaataaaaccgATTATCTCAATTGAAAAGATTACTTTTGGCTATTCCTAATGACTCATTTGCTTATATAGCTATTTACACGTtaattcctggtatctatgatgagtttatttagtaggCTATACATCATTCGCTTTTAATTTATAGTGTATgattgtatatgttgtgtaccagttatcattttgtacaaatcataatttgtacaaaaaaaattgtacaattataaattgtattttgactttgtacaaattatgaattgttataaattgtacaaaaagtgcttgtacaaattacaatttgtacaaagtgaAAATACAAACTATAATTTGTTCAattgttttgtacaaattataatttgtacaaaatgataatatacatatatatgacagttgtcagtAAAATCGTTATTCAAATAGAAGATGTAAATAGAGTTATTTGGCTTTGTATTTTAATAGATGTAGGACCACCAATGCACATACTTCAATTGAGAACGTTTGCAAAAGTATTCCAACCCTGTAAAATATCGCACCtgtgatgtcattgtttaattaaACTAACATACCCACTTGCAAACATGGTGTTGGCCCTCTTCCAGgccttctagagaaaaataatgagggttgTCAcagggtatgactatataggccttgtagaggaga contains:
- the LOC139485904 gene encoding uncharacterized protein isoform X2, which gives rise to MPFSVLFAICGFIGHTIGFTCDETVSHCFTSINISSTYTMQDKNGVRVYAKDRQLYSHEGPVPTGDIISADGWNLTRMLITANGTMPGPPIFMYQNQTITVLVHNNLVNESVTIHWHGIDQLEHPAMDGVAYVTQCPILPGQFFNYTFKPRFGGTYWYHSHLGIQRDMGLYGAFIVIRKRDYFRKPSMNQHIIQIQEWNHQYDANELLNINPLPEPHSILINGRGQFKGILAPIETFNVTKGERYLFRLIGVGSHSTLLFSIPGLKLKVFETDGFEVVPTVVDKIIIFPAERYDFELELNNVKDKMYNITVSVLSSPNLTIGNDIGLGFLNVANGNSTSSVIISNGNGLIVLNCPFQTYPNKKDFTCILVSDLESTTHLNNDAFSDEHIPKTNEKLLRFLNFGFPEGNSSVNGRIYHSPTVAPLTQPSETDTNCGNCGDEKTCKCSYSISLSSGSEVIMVLMTLGEGATISHPVHMHGHTFEVLKMVIPKVTNNDQFVFTEDIKCSETFNNSQSQCNNAKWRNESWNDYKNIPGIKLTNPVRKDTIVVPYGGYVIIRIDARNPGVWFLHCHIDKHMIEGMAVMLNESFEHQHKYVPEGLPKCNSRLESNSGVVNNATGSILAVCTLPTELHNAVWNYQYTDHSNNAQTTTLTFGITTLTRPSNIRLNALGTILNAWTCISNLTLSSDVSVAVFKSDASYSDANGIRKWVYICMKLTKVADDFFYFYLLSDEDSSVYPKERVYQSSSIPDNTVPVCSTFCQYTSQPRIRTLKKSGSSTTLPGDVSLCEPCDSSCEGATTETTSLKTTQNTTLPFISSEIDITLNITKKEATQETTAQSISTEMIMSTEMAPLEITQKTTTQSVDYKASCAFPEDLKNTLWEYNYTDVANNEEQTTNLYIANTTLPDSVINLNAEGTIVNNWTCINSLDISDTTNVVVFKGDTSFPSGGSRRLYLCMKLTQVTTDLFYFHLLSDIKTSIFPNERVFISEADNPPADNASICSTFCQYTQPLKIRTLRRQGSSATLASNVSLCEPCDSACEEATTMMTSLETTQITTLPSTTSASSNTETTELRITTTDLKDETTLETKLTGKKNTITTILKRNSGPIVAGGLMSFGFLMIPIAFCCLLKGRSKEKYMDTSSHELSNRKEDEDYHVYDKPSETYQIYRGRQIGYEKTSIQQ
- the LOC139485904 gene encoding uncharacterized protein isoform X1; protein product: MNIQITRKKNKMPFSVLFAICGFIGHTIGFTCDETVSHCFTSINISSTYTMQDKNGVRVYAKDRQLYSHEGPVPTGDIISADGWNLTRMLITANGTMPGPPIFMYQNQTITVLVHNNLVNESVTIHWHGIDQLEHPAMDGVAYVTQCPILPGQFFNYTFKPRFGGTYWYHSHLGIQRDMGLYGAFIVIRKRDYFRKPSMNQHIIQIQEWNHQYDANELLNINPLPEPHSILINGRGQFKGILAPIETFNVTKGERYLFRLIGVGSHSTLLFSIPGLKLKVFETDGFEVVPTVVDKIIIFPAERYDFELELNNVKDKMYNITVSVLSSPNLTIGNDIGLGFLNVANGNSTSSVIISNGNGLIVLNCPFQTYPNKKDFTCILVSDLESTTHLNNDAFSDEHIPKTNEKLLRFLNFGFPEGNSSVNGRIYHSPTVAPLTQPSETDTNCGNCGDEKTCKCSYSISLSSGSEVIMVLMTLGEGATISHPVHMHGHTFEVLKMVIPKVTNNDQFVFTEDIKCSETFNNSQSQCNNAKWRNESWNDYKNIPGIKLTNPVRKDTIVVPYGGYVIIRIDARNPGVWFLHCHIDKHMIEGMAVMLNESFEHQHKYVPEGLPKCNSRLESNSGVVNNATGSILAVCTLPTELHNAVWNYQYTDHSNNAQTTTLTFGITTLTRPSNIRLNALGTILNAWTCISNLTLSSDVSVAVFKSDASYSDANGIRKWVYICMKLTKVADDFFYFYLLSDEDSSVYPKERVYQSSSIPDNTVPVCSTFCQYTSQPRIRTLKKSGSSTTLPGDVSLCEPCDSSCEGATTETTSLKTTQNTTLPFISSEIDITLNITKKEATQETTAQSISTEMIMSTEMAPLEITQKTTTQSVDYKASCAFPEDLKNTLWEYNYTDVANNEEQTTNLYIANTTLPDSVINLNAEGTIVNNWTCINSLDISDTTNVVVFKGDTSFPSGGSRRLYLCMKLTQVTTDLFYFHLLSDIKTSIFPNERVFISEADNPPADNASICSTFCQYTQPLKIRTLRRQGSSATLASNVSLCEPCDSACEEATTMMTSLETTQITTLPSTTSASSNTETTELRITTTDLKDETTLETKLTGKKNTITTILKRNSGPIVAGGLMSFGFLMIPIAFCCLLKGRSKEKYMDTSSHELSNRKEDEDYHVYDKPSETYQIYRGRQIGYEKTSIQQ